In Halococcus saccharolyticus DSM 5350, the following are encoded in one genomic region:
- a CDS encoding sulfurtransferase TusA family protein, whose product MSDEHDTAETLDVTGENCPMPVIETKQAVDGLGSEEVLEVLATDAGSMSDIKGWAGSTTGVELVDQTEDADVYKHYVRKTA is encoded by the coding sequence ATGAGCGACGAACACGACACTGCCGAGACGCTCGACGTCACGGGAGAGAACTGCCCCATGCCAGTCATCGAGACCAAACAGGCGGTCGACGGGCTGGGGAGCGAGGAGGTACTCGAAGTGCTCGCGACCGATGCCGGGAGCATGAGCGACATCAAGGGGTGGGCCGGCTCGACGACGGGCGTCGAACTGGTCGATCAGACCGAGGATGCGGACGTGTACAAACACTACGTCCGGAAAACCGCATGA